The genomic window GGTGCAAGGGATTCTTCGAGAATGGAGGCGAGTTCCTCGTCGGTGAGAACAATGGGATTGCCTTTCATGCTGCTCGCATTCCTCGCCTTTTCCACGATAGCCGGAATGTCGGATTCGGACACGCCGTATTCGCTGAGGCCGGGCACAAACATTTGTGCGGCGATTCCTTTGAGATGTTCGAGCGCCTGTTCGATGGTCGCGTTTTCATCCTGCATCATGATTCGGGCGGCTTCATGGAATTTGTCCAGGGCGGGGTTTTGCGGGTCGCGTTGGATCATCGCATCGTAATTTGTTCTGGTGGTGGCCTGTAGTAGGGCGGCGCAGACCATGCCGTGGGGTACATTGAACATGCCGCCAAGGGGGCCGGCGAAACCGTGGATGGCCCCGAGGCCGGCATTGGCCAGCGCAAGGCCGCCGCAGAGGCTTCCGAATGCCATGTCGGTTCGCGCGGCAATGTCGTCGCCATGGATGTAGCACCGGTAGAGTGAGCGGGAGACCCGCCTGAGCCCTTCGCGGCAGATGCCGTCCGTGAGTGGATTGGCTTTTTTCGATACAAAGGCCTCAAAGAGTTGGATGAAGGCGTCGAGACCGGTGCTGGCGGTGACTTCCGGAGGCATGGAGAGCGTGAGCTCCGGATCGACCAGCGCGACGGTGGGCAGCATCCGGGGGTGGCGCATGCTGACCTTGACCTTGTGCTCCGGGGACAGCAACACCGAGTTGCGCGTAACTTCCGCACCGGTTCCGGCGGTGGTCGGGATGGCGATGCAAGGGGCGGGATCTTCGGTGAGGGGCTCGCCCTTGCCGATAACTTCGAGATAGTCCATCAGGTCGCGCGTATTGGTGAGCAGGGCGGCGATGGCCTTGCCGGCATCGATCACGCTGCCGCCGCCGAAGGCGACAACGTGGTCGCAACCCTGTTCGCGGGCCTGGGCGGCGAGGGTGGCGATGCGGCCGGAGGTGGGCTCGCCAGAGATCGAGAACGCCGCCGGGCAGGTTCCGGCTTCCTTCAATAGTTGGAAGACCGGCCCGATGCGCTCGGCGTTCCGGCCAGTGATAAAGGCTGTTTTTTTGCCGAGTCCGGCGGCCAGGGCTGGAAGTTCCTGCAGCTTGCCCGCCCCGAAAACAATGCGTTGGGCGGTGGCGAATTCAAAGTCCATGCAAATACTCCTTTAGTTCCGCGTATCTTCGCCTTGCCATGGTTTGCGTGTCAAACGAATTGGTCCCAGAGGAGTCACGTCCGCGCTCACGATCGTGAGCGCGGACGTGACTGAAGAGGTTTCACGGCCCTGCCAAGAATGATTTTGACAATAGGGGCGAATGCGCTACATTCCGCCTCTTTCTTTGAATGCAGGAGTATTTCATGCCTACATACGACTATGAGTGCAATGCGTGCGGCCACCATTTCGAGGCTTTCCAGAGCATGTCGGCCGATCCGTTGACAGAGTGTCCGAAGTGCGACGGGCAGGTGAACCGCCTGATCGGCGGTGGCGCAGGCTTTTTGTTCAAAGGTTCCGGCTTCTATCAAACCGACTATCGCAGTTCCGGATACCAAAAGGAGGCCGCCGCCGACAAGCCCAAAGCCGACGCCCCTAAAAAGGATAAAAAGACCGCTTCCAAAAAAGATGTGAAAAAGGCACAGTAACCCACCAATTGCGATTTCTGGTTGGGATGGTTTGTGTAACTGAATAAACGAAGGATTATTGGACTATGAAGGATAAGAAGGAATTCTACAATTTGCTGTCGGGACTTGATGGGCAGCCCTATTCCGAATACCAACAGCTGGTCGGCGATTTCGATTTCTCGCGCTACGTCATCAAATGTACCGGTATCGACTTCGAGTCTGAAGAGCTCGCGAGTCCGGTTTTCAGCATCCGCATTCCGCAGACCATTGCCGAGATTCCCGAATACCTGTTCGATAGCCCGGTGCGCCGCACAGCGATGGAAGACCTGCTCCTCCGCCGCCTGGCCTCCAATATCAACAAGATCGCCAACTACGACCATAACGGCGTTGCCCGCCGTCACGTCGGGGTTTCGGCACCGAACCAGAAGATTCTTCCCCGCAACGCGCTGCTCCTGACCAAGGAGTACATCGAGGTGCGCCTCGAGGTGTCCCTGCCGGTTCAGTCGGTCGTGGTTGATGGAGAGCATATTCTTTCGATCGATGGCGAAATGGCCCAGCAGATTTTCTTTGAAGACCTGCCGGAAGTCGTTAGCAACAGTCTGCTCTATTGCAACATCGAAGCCGCCGATGCCGATGAACACGTGAACAACATGGAAGATGCCGACCGTCTGCGCCAGTACCTCGGCGCCAGTGGCCAGGTGGCCTTCGTTGCCGAAGGAGCGCTCGTTACCCGCCTGCCTGGGCAGGACATTCCGGACTACGAACGCCTCTCCCCGGTCGAGGTGGATGCTTCCCTGGTCGAGGAAGTGGAAGTTCCGCATGCCGGCACGGTAAGCGGTCTTGGGATTCCGAACGGCCTTACCCTCATCCTTGGCGAGTCCAATAGCGGTCGCGTTGACCTGATGGATGCCATTGCGCAGGGCATTTACAACCATGTTCCCGGCGATGGGCGTGAGCACGTCGTTACCGTTGCCGATGCCGTGAACATCCGCTCGGAAGTCGGTCGTTCCATCCAGCAGGTGGATATTTCCGCCTTCGCAAAAGCGCTCCCGGATGGCGGAAACCCGGCATCCTATTCCAGCAAGTCGTCCGGTTCCTTCTCCTCGCAGGCCGCTTCCACCGTCGAGGCCCTCGAGGCCGGTGCCCGTGTTCTGCTGTTTGACGAGCACAGCTCCTCGTCCACCTTCCTTTCGTCCGATACCCGCGTTAGTTCGCTGATTGGCGAGTCCAGCCGCAATACGCTGGCCGCCCGCGCACGCCAGATGGTGGACGAACTGGGTATTTCGATCGTTGTGGCCGGCAGCAGCCTGGTGGCCGAATTCATTCCGATCGCCGACAAGGTGCTCAAGGTTGAAAACTTCTGTGTCTCCGATATCACCGAGGTAGCCAAGGCGCTCGATATCGTTCCGTCCACCGTGGCCGACAGCACCGTGAACCTTGGCACCATGCTCAGCCGTTCGCGCTGGATCATGCCGAGCTCGATCGATCCGAGCGTGGGCCGCGATGACCTCGTGATCGAGTCCGACGAAGGGGACTACCTCCAGTTCGGACGTTCCATTGTGGATCTCGATGCCGTCCGCCAGATTGCCGACGCCGACCAGGCGCGCGCCATTGGATTCGTCCTCTACTACGCCAAACTCCGCTACATGGACGAAGGCTATCCGTTGCGCGAAATCCTCGACCTCGTCGACCGCGACCTCTCGAACGAGGGCCTCAACGCCCTCATTCGCGATCCGCGCGGCGACCTGGCGCGCCCGCGCCGCTACGAAGTTGCCGCCGCGCTCAACCGCCTGCCGGCCTTCCGCGTCTCGCACGTGACCGAATAATTCGGTCGAAGGGCAAAAGTCCGAAGGTCGAATGTCGCTTGCGGTGTTCGGCCTTTTTATTTTGGGGGATGGTTGATGAAACTGGTGGTTCAACGGGTTAGGCAGGCCTCGGTTTCCGTGGACGGGGAGCGGATCTCTGAAATTGGGCAGGGGCTGCTGGTGTTGGTCGGGGTGTCGCACGACGACACATCTTTCGATGCCCGGTTCCTGGCCAAGAAAACCGCCAACCTGCGTATCTTTGAGGATGACGAGGGGAAGATGAACCTTTCCGTTGGCGACGTCGGTGGCGAAATCCTTTCCGTTAGCCAGTTCACGCTCTATGGAGACTGCAACAAGGGCAATCGCCCCAGCTTCATCCATGCCGCCCGGCCGGAGAAGGGGGCGGCGCTGTTCAGTGAGTATGTTCTGGCGCTCGATGCCCTCGGCTTCAAGCCGCACACCGGGCAGTTCGGCGCCGACATGAAGGTCGAACTCCTCAACGATGGCCCCGTCACGATCATTGTCGAGTCGACCGGGCGGACGAGGGCGTGACCTACGCGGAATCCTTGACAAAGCTGGACGCGTTCCTATTGTAAGGAGCGAAGGTAAGGAATTGGTTTGGAGGTAAGAATGGTTGCGACGATGACATCCAAGGGGCAGCTGACCATACCGGTCGAGGCTCGGCGTAGGCTGGGACTGAAGGCCGGCACGAAGGTTGATCTGGTTACCACCGAGGACGGGCGGTTGGAGCTGATTCCTCTAACGGATTCCGTGAAGGGGCTCAAGGGCATGGTGCCGAAGCCGGAAAAACCATTGTCCCTTGAGGAAATGGAACAGGCGATTGCTGGCGGGAGCGCTTCGTGACTGGTCTGGATACCAATGTTCTGGTGCGCTACATTGTCCAGGACGATCCGAAGCAATCCAAGCTGGCCACCGAGTGCATTGAGCAACGGTGTACTTCTGAATCCCCGGGTTTTGTGAATCTGGTGGTGTTGTGCGAGTTGACCTGGGTGCTGGCAAGGGGCTATGGCTATGGGCGTGATACCGTTGCAGCCGTGTTGCGCGGTATTCTTTCTTCGCCGGAGTTGCGCGTTGAGGGCGATGAAGCGGCATGGCAGGCATTGAAGGTGTATGAGCAGGGTACGGCCGGATTTGCGGATGGTCTCATTGGAATTCAAAATCGCCGAGCCGGAGCTTCGGCAACGGTGACCTTCGACCGCAAGGCGGCGAAGGATGCCTGTTTCGAGTTGTTGAAATAAAGAGGTGGATGGTCCGGGAGTCCGGCGGAAGGGTTTAAGGTTATGGCAAAACAAAAGACGACGGTAGGAACAATTAATAATGAAACGCTGGCGTTTACCGCCGGGCGGGATGTGGAGCTGGATCAAGCGTTGATCACGGTTGATTGCATTGGTACCGCCGCACACGTGACGATGCTCTCGAAGATGCCGCTCAAGCCGGCGCTCATTACCGAGGCCGAGCGCAAGCAGGTGATCGAAGGGTTGGTGGAGATCATTGGCCTGGCTCAGGATAACAAGTTCAAGATCAAGCTGGCCGACCAGGATGTGCATCTGGCCGTTGAGCGAACGCTCACGAAAAAGCTGGGCGACCTCGGCAAGAAAATCCACACCTGCCGCAGCCGCAACGATCAGGTGGCCGTCGATCTCCGCCTCTATGCCAAGGAGCAGATTCTTGCAACCTTGGAGGAGGCCGCCGCGTTGGTGGCCGCGCTGGTTTCGTTCGGGAAGAAGCACGAAGCGGTTCCGATGGTGGGGCGCACCCACATGCAGCCGGGCATGCCCTCGAGCGTGGGGCTGTGGGCGACCGCCCATGCCGAGAGCCTGCTCGACGACTGCGTTTCGCTCGTCAACGCCTACGAACTGAACGACCAATGTCCGCTGGGTTCCGCCGCCTCCTACGGCGTTCCGCTGCCGATCGATCGCCAACTGACCTCCGACCTGCTCGGCTTCAGCCGCCCAACCCACAATGTGCTCTATGCCAACAACGGGCGCGGCAAGATGGAAAACATTGTCTTGAGTGCCATGAGTCAGGTGATGCTGACGCTCTCGCGGCTGGCGCAGGATTTCATGCTCTTCACCATGCCTGAATTCAACTATTTCCTGCTACCTGCCGAGTTTTGCACGGGGAGCTCCATCATGCCTCAAAAGCAGAATCCCGATGTGTGCGAACTGGTTCGCGCCAAGGCCTCGCGGGTCAAGGCCGCCGAGCTGGGCGTCTACGACCTCATCAAGGGCTCGCCCACGGGCTATAACCGCGATCTGCAGGAAGCCAAGGAACTGTTCATGGAAGGCATGGCCACCACGCGCGCCTGCCTGCGTATCGTTACCCCGATGATCAAGGCCACCAAGGTGAATGCAAAGGCATTGATCGACGGCTTCTCGCCGGATGTTTTCGCCACCGACCGCGCGCTTGAGCTGGTGGGCGAGGGGATGCCCTTCCGCGATGCCTACCACTATATCAAGGAAAACCTCCACGAGCTCGAAAGCATCGATCCGGTTGAGGCGATCCAGCTCAAGACCCACCTCGGCGCGCCGTTCGGCCTCGACTGGGACTATTTCACGGATCGGACTGCGGCCGTCAAGGAAACCGTCCGCGAGGAGCGCAAGGTATTCAACCGGGCCGTCACCAAATTGCTGGGGGTCGGATATCCGTTGGCGTGATGAGTGAGGCTTGAGGGGATCACGGGGGCCTTGGGCGTCGTCCGGGGCAGGCCTTGCGGCTAAAAGGGCAGGGTGGTGCCGACGAAGAATTTAACCGAGTTGAGCGGGACGTTGGGTTCGGCCATGCCGAGGTTGGAAATGTGGTGGTAGCGGATTTCTAGGTTGACCTCGTGCGTGCCGGAAACCATGAACTTGGTGCCGAGGCCGACCTGGTAGTTCCCGCAGATGTCCGAGCCGACTCCCTCGATGTCGGCCATCACATATTCCGGCCCCCCGCCAATCATGAAGTAGGGCTCGCCGATGGCGGTTTGCGGGAAGATCCACGCGGCCAGGAAGTTGAGCCCGATAATGCCGAAATCGTTCGAGTCCTGGTTGTCTGAATCTTCGACGATGATCGAAAGCGGGGTTTCCATCCAGAATTCATGCCTGCCGCGGATCCATCCGGCATCCTTTTCGTAGAAAACCCGCGCATGCCGGAAGAGAATATCGACGGTGCGGACTTCCTGGTCGGTGTCGCCGAATCCCTTGATGGACGTCCCGCCCCCCAGAAATAGCTGGTTGTAGTGGGTTTTGGCCTCCTCGGCCAAGCTCGCGAAGGTTGATGCCAGGTAAATCAATAGAATTGCGGGGCGTGTTTTCATGTTTTCCATCTGGGGTTCAGGGTGTTTTCAGTTGTAATGAAATCACCGGCTATATATTATTCGTTCTTTATTTTTAAAGGTTATTTATGCCATGCGCAATAAAGGAGATTTGGAATGCAACGTGATAGAATCATTGAACTCGTTAACGAGGTATTCCTGGAAGATTTTGAAATGGAACCGAACCAGCTGGTTCCGGAAGTCCACCTGTTCACCGAACTCGGGCTCGATAGCCTGGATGTGGTGGACCTGGTGGTGGCCTTGCAGAAAAAATTCGATGTGTCCATCCGCGACGACGAACGCATCCGCGATATCCGGACCCTGAATGACCTCTACGACTTTATCGAGACCCTCGGCACGGAAATGGATTCCGAATAATCCGGCCGGCATGCTGCTCCGCCTCCAGACTGTTTGGCTGAACCTTTCGTTCTATTTCCTTTTCCTCGCCGTTTCGGCCCTGCTCATTCCTGTTCTTATTGTGATCGGAGTTGTGTTTGTTCCGTTCGGCCCGTGGCGCAGGACCATGGGGCGCACCCGTTTCCTCATCAAGGTCTATGGCCACGTGATGATGGTGATGGGCGTTCCCCTGCTGCGCGTGAAGGGCGAGCGGATGCATGGCAAGCCGCCGCAACCGTGCATCTACATCTGCAACCACCGCTCCGCCTGCGATGCCTTCACCATGGCCATGCTACCGGGCGAAATCGTTCAGGTGGTGAATGTCTGGCCGTTCAAGCTGCCCGTGCTCGGGTTCTTTGCAAAGTTTGCGGGCTACATGAGCATCCGCGAAATGCCGCCGGAGGAATTCATGCGGCGCGGTGAAAAATTCCTGGAGCAGGGGGTTTCCATTGCGGCCTTCCCGGAAGGCACGCGCGCCACCTCCCGCCAGATGGGCTCGTTCCATGGCGCCTTGTTCCGGTTGGCCTTGAGAACCGGGGCTCCGATTGTTCCCGTTTGTCTTTCCGGCACCGAAAAGTCGCCGCCCAAGGGGACGTTGGTCTTGCAACCCACCACCATCCGGGTGCGGCCGCTCAAACCCGTTATGCAGGAAACCTATCGCGACATGTCCCCGTTCAAGCTGAAAAACCTGGTGCGCGGGCTCATTGCCGAAGAACTGGATCGAATGGAGCTGGCCGGATGACTTCCTTTGCCCGAAACGATGCCCTCGAGTTTGCCTCTCCGGATGATGTCCGGGCGGCGCAGGAGCAACTGCTTCGGCGGCATTTGGAATATTGTGTTGAAGCGTCCCCGTTCTACCGGGAGCAGCTCGCCGGGCTGGATCTCGGAGCGGTCTCCCTGGAGGAGCTGCCACTCACCGATAAAATGGCGGTTTCGATTCGCAATTCGGAGTTTGTTGCCGTGGACCCCGAAAAGGTGGCGGACATCGTTTTTTCATCCGGAACCACGGGGTGGCCAACGAAAATCATGTATACGCAGGGGGATCTGGAGCGACTCGCCTATAACGAAGAGCGCGCGTTCAATGCCTGCGGCATAACCTCCTCCGACATTGTCCTGCTCACCTGCACAATGGATCGCTGCTTCATTGCGGGACTGGCCTATTTCCTGGGCGCCCGCGCGGTCGGCGCCGCCGCCATCCGCAATGGCCACGGCACGATGGAGGGGCATGGCGAGGTGCTCAAGCACGCCAGCCCGACCGTGATTGTCGGCGTGCCCTCGTTCCTGCGAAAGCTGGGGGAACACCTGTCGGCAAAGGGAATCGATTTGCCCGGCTCTTCCGTTGAGAAGCTCGTCTGCATCGGCGAGCCGCTGCGCGATGCCGCCATGGCGGCGCTCTCCGTGGCGACCGATCTTGAGCGCATCTGGGGCGCAAAGGTCTATTCCACCTATGCTTCGTCGGAAACCGTAACCACCTTCTGCGAATGCACCGAGCAGGCGGGCGGCCACCTGCATCCCGCGTTGGGGCTGGTGGAAATCCTCGATGAGGCGGGCAACGAAGTGCCCGATGGCGAACCCGGCGAAGTGGTCGTCACCCCCCTCGGAGTGCAGGGCATGCCGCTGGTGCGCTACCGCACCGGCGACATCAGTTTTATCAACCTCGCCCCCTGCGCCTGCGGGCGAACCTCGGCGCGCCTGGGGCCGATCATCGGGCGCAAGCTGCAGCTGCTGAAAGTGCAGGGAACGAGTCTTTATCCGCAATCCGTCTTTACCGCGCTCGACGAGATGCCGGAGGTGAGCGAATATTACCTGGAGGTTTTATCGGACGGTCCGCTTTCGGATCGCTTGGTGGTGCACCTCGCGTTCAGCGCCCGCCCGGTCGAGGTTGATGTTGTGCTGCGCCGCCTGCAGGCGCGTTTGCGGGTGAAGCCCGAAGTGATTATCGAGCCCATGGCGGATATCCGCCGCGTTGTGTTTACACCGGAGTCGCGCAAGCCCGTCCGGTTCATTGATTTGAGAGGATAGCCATGTCGTGCCATGCATTTTGCGATGAAGCCGGGTTCAGCCTGGAGGAAATCAAGGCGGCCGCCGCGGACGGCCGGCTCCTGACCATGGAAATCGAATGCAGCCGTGTCTGCAACTTCCGATGCCCCTACTGCTACCAGGATGCCGAAACCCACAACGAGTTGACCCTCGACGAAATCAAGGCGCTGGTGCTCCAGGCGCGCGACCTTGGGGCGCAGGGCATCATTATCCTCGGTGGCGAGCCGATGATCTATCCGCACATCTTCGAGGTCATCGAATACATCTGCGAAAGCGGCATGAAGGTCGAACTCTTCACCAACGGCTCGAACATCACCGCCGAAAACGCGCAGCGTCTTGCCGATCTCGACGTGAAGGTGGTGCTGAAGCTCAACTCGCGCAATCCCGAGGTGCAGAACAAGCTCTGCGGCATTCCCAACGCCCACGCCATCATCAGTTCGGCTTTTGGGAATCTGAAGAGCGCCGGCTATGGCGACGGTGGAAAGCCCATGGCCGCCAGCTCGATCATCAGTGCGCTGAACTATGACGAACTGGAGGAAATGTGGAACTGGTTGCGCGACCAGCGGATCGACCCCTACTTCGAAATGATCACCCCGCAGGGCGGGGCGGTCGAAAACGATTGGGTCTACGAGGATCCCAAGAAGGTCGAGGAGCTGTTCGAAAAGTTTGCCGAGTCCGACCGGAAGCGGTTCGGGGTGGACTGGAAACCGCAGCCGCCGCTTGCGGGCGAGCGCTGCATGCGCCACCAGTTTTCGTGCTACGTCGATGCCGTCGGGAACGTCATGCCCTGCGTCGGTGTCGACATCCCGGTCGGGAACATTCGCGAAAAGCCGCTCAAGCAGGTGCTTGCCGAAAGCGAAGTCATCCAGGATCTGCGCAACCACCTCCAGGAAATCAAGGGGCCATGCGCCGAATGCCCGGAAAAGGAGGGATGCTACGGGTGCCGCGGCGCGGCCTACCAAATGACCGGCGACTATCTCGCGTCCGATCCGCTCTGCTGGAAAAACATCGACAAGCAGCACGAGATCGACCGTTTGCCGATCGCCGCCGAAGGCCTGATCCCGCAGCAAGCGCCGATGCAGATGGTGGAGTCGCTTCTTTTCCTGGGCGAGCGACGGGCCTTGGTCCAAACGGTTGTTGGAGAATCGAACCTCTTCCTGGATGAGGACGGTAACCTGGAGGAAGTGGCTTATATCGAGATGGTGGCCCAGGCGGCCGCGCTGTTCAACGG from Pontiella desulfatans includes these protein-coding regions:
- a CDS encoding iron-containing alcohol dehydrogenase, with amino-acid sequence MDFEFATAQRIVFGAGKLQELPALAAGLGKKTAFITGRNAERIGPVFQLLKEAGTCPAAFSISGEPTSGRIATLAAQAREQGCDHVVAFGGGSVIDAGKAIAALLTNTRDLMDYLEVIGKGEPLTEDPAPCIAIPTTAGTGAEVTRNSVLLSPEHKVKVSMRHPRMLPTVALVDPELTLSMPPEVTASTGLDAFIQLFEAFVSKKANPLTDGICREGLRRVSRSLYRCYIHGDDIAARTDMAFGSLCGGLALANAGLGAIHGFAGPLGGMFNVPHGMVCAALLQATTRTNYDAMIQRDPQNPALDKFHEAARIMMQDENATIEQALEHLKGIAAQMFVPGLSEYGVSESDIPAIVEKARNASSMKGNPIVLTDEELASILEESLAPPVDGDATLYL
- a CDS encoding FmdB family zinc ribbon protein, producing the protein MPTYDYECNACGHHFEAFQSMSADPLTECPKCDGQVNRLIGGGAGFLFKGSGFYQTDYRSSGYQKEAAADKPKADAPKKDKKTASKKDVKKAQ
- a CDS encoding P-loop domain-containing protein; its protein translation is MKDKKEFYNLLSGLDGQPYSEYQQLVGDFDFSRYVIKCTGIDFESEELASPVFSIRIPQTIAEIPEYLFDSPVRRTAMEDLLLRRLASNINKIANYDHNGVARRHVGVSAPNQKILPRNALLLTKEYIEVRLEVSLPVQSVVVDGEHILSIDGEMAQQIFFEDLPEVVSNSLLYCNIEAADADEHVNNMEDADRLRQYLGASGQVAFVAEGALVTRLPGQDIPDYERLSPVEVDASLVEEVEVPHAGTVSGLGIPNGLTLILGESNSGRVDLMDAIAQGIYNHVPGDGREHVVTVADAVNIRSEVGRSIQQVDISAFAKALPDGGNPASYSSKSSGSFSSQAASTVEALEAGARVLLFDEHSSSSTFLSSDTRVSSLIGESSRNTLAARARQMVDELGISIVVAGSSLVAEFIPIADKVLKVENFCVSDITEVAKALDIVPSTVADSTVNLGTMLSRSRWIMPSSIDPSVGRDDLVIESDEGDYLQFGRSIVDLDAVRQIADADQARAIGFVLYYAKLRYMDEGYPLREILDLVDRDLSNEGLNALIRDPRGDLARPRRYEVAAALNRLPAFRVSHVTE
- the dtd gene encoding D-aminoacyl-tRNA deacylase, which encodes MKLVVQRVRQASVSVDGERISEIGQGLLVLVGVSHDDTSFDARFLAKKTANLRIFEDDEGKMNLSVGDVGGEILSVSQFTLYGDCNKGNRPSFIHAARPEKGAALFSEYVLALDALGFKPHTGQFGADMKVELLNDGPVTIIVESTGRTRA
- a CDS encoding AbrB/MazE/SpoVT family DNA-binding domain-containing protein, which gives rise to MVATMTSKGQLTIPVEARRRLGLKAGTKVDLVTTEDGRLELIPLTDSVKGLKGMVPKPEKPLSLEEMEQAIAGGSAS
- a CDS encoding PIN domain-containing protein, with amino-acid sequence MTGLDTNVLVRYIVQDDPKQSKLATECIEQRCTSESPGFVNLVVLCELTWVLARGYGYGRDTVAAVLRGILSSPELRVEGDEAAWQALKVYEQGTAGFADGLIGIQNRRAGASATVTFDRKAAKDACFELLK
- the argH gene encoding argininosuccinate lyase, which produces MAKQKTTVGTINNETLAFTAGRDVELDQALITVDCIGTAAHVTMLSKMPLKPALITEAERKQVIEGLVEIIGLAQDNKFKIKLADQDVHLAVERTLTKKLGDLGKKIHTCRSRNDQVAVDLRLYAKEQILATLEEAAALVAALVSFGKKHEAVPMVGRTHMQPGMPSSVGLWATAHAESLLDDCVSLVNAYELNDQCPLGSAASYGVPLPIDRQLTSDLLGFSRPTHNVLYANNGRGKMENIVLSAMSQVMLTLSRLAQDFMLFTMPEFNYFLLPAEFCTGSSIMPQKQNPDVCELVRAKASRVKAAELGVYDLIKGSPTGYNRDLQEAKELFMEGMATTRACLRIVTPMIKATKVNAKALIDGFSPDVFATDRALELVGEGMPFRDAYHYIKENLHELESIDPVEAIQLKTHLGAPFGLDWDYFTDRTAAVKETVREERKVFNRAVTKLLGVGYPLA
- a CDS encoding acyloxyacyl hydrolase, with amino-acid sequence MKTRPAILLIYLASTFASLAEEAKTHYNQLFLGGGTSIKGFGDTDQEVRTVDILFRHARVFYEKDAGWIRGRHEFWMETPLSIIVEDSDNQDSNDFGIIGLNFLAAWIFPQTAIGEPYFMIGGGPEYVMADIEGVGSDICGNYQVGLGTKFMVSGTHEVNLEIRYHHISNLGMAEPNVPLNSVKFFVGTTLPF
- a CDS encoding acyl carrier protein, producing MQRDRIIELVNEVFLEDFEMEPNQLVPEVHLFTELGLDSLDVVDLVVALQKKFDVSIRDDERIRDIRTLNDLYDFIETLGTEMDSE
- a CDS encoding lysophospholipid acyltransferase family protein: MTSTTLSRPSARKWIPNNPAGMLLRLQTVWLNLSFYFLFLAVSALLIPVLIVIGVVFVPFGPWRRTMGRTRFLIKVYGHVMMVMGVPLLRVKGERMHGKPPQPCIYICNHRSACDAFTMAMLPGEIVQVVNVWPFKLPVLGFFAKFAGYMSIREMPPEEFMRRGEKFLEQGVSIAAFPEGTRATSRQMGSFHGALFRLALRTGAPIVPVCLSGTEKSPPKGTLVLQPTTIRVRPLKPVMQETYRDMSPFKLKNLVRGLIAEELDRMELAG
- a CDS encoding phenylacetate--CoA ligase family protein yields the protein MTSFARNDALEFASPDDVRAAQEQLLRRHLEYCVEASPFYREQLAGLDLGAVSLEELPLTDKMAVSIRNSEFVAVDPEKVADIVFSSGTTGWPTKIMYTQGDLERLAYNEERAFNACGITSSDIVLLTCTMDRCFIAGLAYFLGARAVGAAAIRNGHGTMEGHGEVLKHASPTVIVGVPSFLRKLGEHLSAKGIDLPGSSVEKLVCIGEPLRDAAMAALSVATDLERIWGAKVYSTYASSETVTTFCECTEQAGGHLHPALGLVEILDEAGNEVPDGEPGEVVVTPLGVQGMPLVRYRTGDISFINLAPCACGRTSARLGPIIGRKLQLLKVQGTSLYPQSVFTALDEMPEVSEYYLEVLSDGPLSDRLVVHLAFSARPVEVDVVLRRLQARLRVKPEVIIEPMADIRRVVFTPESRKPVRFIDLRG
- a CDS encoding radical SAM/SPASM domain-containing protein translates to MSCHAFCDEAGFSLEEIKAAAADGRLLTMEIECSRVCNFRCPYCYQDAETHNELTLDEIKALVLQARDLGAQGIIILGGEPMIYPHIFEVIEYICESGMKVELFTNGSNITAENAQRLADLDVKVVLKLNSRNPEVQNKLCGIPNAHAIISSAFGNLKSAGYGDGGKPMAASSIISALNYDELEEMWNWLRDQRIDPYFEMITPQGGAVENDWVYEDPKKVEELFEKFAESDRKRFGVDWKPQPPLAGERCMRHQFSCYVDAVGNVMPCVGVDIPVGNIREKPLKQVLAESEVIQDLRNHLQEIKGPCAECPEKEGCYGCRGAAYQMTGDYLASDPLCWKNIDKQHEIDRLPIAAEGLIPQQAPMQMVESLLFLGERRALVQTVVGESNLFLDEDGNLEEVAYIEMVAQAAALFNGFRTRHRDEDPAGFLLGAKGFTFHGNVQAGDRLVVEATKDTGFGAFSIVNGRVLRGEECMAEGQIKIYHEEASA